The following coding sequences lie in one Oncorhynchus kisutch isolate 150728-3 linkage group LG3, Okis_V2, whole genome shotgun sequence genomic window:
- the LOC109883617 gene encoding glycine-rich RNA-binding protein 1, whose translation MSDEGKLFVGGLSFDTTEQSLAEAFSKYGNIAKCDVIMDRETGRPRGFGFVKYDNAEDAKDAMEGMNGQSLDGRTIRVNEAGQGGGRGGGGGGGGFRGSRGGGGYGGGGGGYGGGGGRSYGGEDRGYGGGGGYRSGGGGGGRGGGYSSGGGYRDNN comes from the coding sequence ATGTCCGACGAAGGAAAACTTTTCGTCGGTGGCCTGAGCTTCGACACCACAGAGCAATCTCTTGCAGAAGCTTTCTCCAAGTACGGAAACATCGCAaaatgtgatgtcatcatggacaGAGAAACAGGAAGGCCTCGTGGATTCGGCTTTGTGAAGTACGACAATGCCGAGGATGCTAAGGACGCAATGGAGGGAATGAACGGTCAGTCTCTTGACGGCAGAACCATCCGTGTGAATGAGGCAGGCCAGGGTGGTGGTCGTGGCGGCGGTGGAGGAGGCGGTGGATTCAGAGGTTCCCGAGGCGGTGGTGGATATGGTGGTGGCGGCGGTGGATATGGTGGCGGCGGTGGCCGTAGCTATGGTGGCGAAGACCGGGGTTACGGAGGTGGTGGCGGATACAGGAGCGGCGGCGGTGGTGGAGGCCGAGGCGGTGGATACTCCTCCGGCGGTGGCTACAGGGACAATAATTAG
- the LOC109883628 gene encoding LOW QUALITY PROTEIN: replication factor C subunit 5 (The sequence of the model RefSeq protein was modified relative to this genomic sequence to represent the inferred CDS: inserted 3 bases in 2 codons) encodes MATIVPVPKKAKKGFKLVIVDEADAMTRDAQNALRRVIEKYTENTXFCLICNSRCTRFRXLSQDQMIPRLEYVIQQESIDITPDGIKAIVTLSSGDMRRSRNVLQWTFLLCFGWVCLSSWQILSTGWPRDSTRRPS; translated from the exons ATGGCCacaattgttcctgtacccaagaaggcaaag AAGGGTTTCAAGTTGGTGATAGTGGACGAGGCTGATGCTATGACCCGGGATGCCCAGAATGCATTGCGGCGAG TCATTGAGAAGTACACAGAGAACA CGTTCTGCCTGATCTGTAACTCCAGATGCACCAGGTTCCG CCTGTCTCAGGACCAGATGATCCCCAGGCTGGAGTATGTTATCCaacaggagag CATTGATATAACTCCAGATGGAATAAAAGCTATTGTGACCCTATCATCGGGAGACATGAGAAGATCACGCAACGTACTGCAG TGGACTTTCCTCCTGTGTTTCGGATGGGTTTGCTTATCAAGTTGGCAGATATTGA GTACCGGCTGGCCTCGGGACTCAACGAGAAGACCCAGTTGA
- the LOC109883640 gene encoding V-set and immunoglobulin domain-containing protein 10-like isoform X2 translates to MKSGYIAGIIMKAFSVAIFLLLFMDQTANGRSDKTTVIKTLGANILLPCWNTAMNVTPSFTRWMQNGQVIIGRNHSIILTPSSEGHLTIMYNQSLYINGLALSDEGIYLCDSLPHDNNTQTSLTLQIVSGPCNGITDIHPATTLSNGTLIVHRGSTVLFNCSSWSYPSQRLSWGFQGVASRNDSLTAGSGSWLDFRIEDIQPTAQGNYICRAQNSVSQKEVGWSKELLVYYSPEKHPECQWKIGKDPSHVQFNCSWFGGYPSPTLLWGEKHQVPSNQGNQLAGQLMESEVTDHLVVNLNRSLLFEGQTLKCDGHHPMISTEDEKFCSFTLKSPYPEGEPLVTALEGTNITLTCKESSSLPPALTTWQRTAQQEDVVPSPKYVLSRQGPTFTLTIVNITKQDEGLYFCRSENPLMVRELEIYLTVKTSSQYTGAIIGIFLAILIVGSGIVIAKTVYSSRDRICLGNGFERMEEDREDVLSLVESDEEVFPEAVPRLPPLSLTNGPNTTTLVQIHRISSNDHEDEEMVEHPLQLEHTDMEELVTF, encoded by the exons ATGAAATCGGGCTATATAGCAGGAATAATCATGAAGGCATTCTCAGTTGCAATTTTTCTTCTTCTGTTCATGGATCAGACAG CAAATGGGCGCTCAGATAAAACTACTGTAATTAAAACTCTGGGGGCGAATATTCTACTTCCGTGTTGGAACACTGCGATGAACGTGACTCCCTCCTTCACGCGATGGATGCAGAATGGACAGGTTATCATTGGCCGAAATCATTCCATAATTCTAACACCTTCAAGTGAAGGGCACCTGACGATAATGTACAATCAAAGCTTGTACATCAATGGACTAGCTTTATCAGATGAGGGGATATATCTTTGTGATTCCTTACCCCATGACAACAACACTCAAACAAGTCTGACATTGCAAATAGTCA GTGGTCCTTGCAATGGCATCACAGACATCCACCCAGCCACAACCCTTTCCAATGGAACCCTCATCGTCCACAGGGGTTCCACGGTGTTGTTCAACTGCTCCAGCTGGTCCTATCCATCCCAGCGTCTGTCCTGGGGGTTTCAGGGTGTGGCATCCAGAAATGACTCCCTGACAGCGGGCAGTGGGTCCTGGCTGGACTTCAGGATAGAGGACATCCAACCCACAGCTCAGGGGAACTACATATGTAGAGCACAGAACTCAGTTTCCCAGAAGGAAGTTGGCTGGAGCAAAGAGCTGCTTGTATACT ATTCCCCAGAGAAGCACCCGGAGTGTCAGTGGAAGATTGGGAAGGACCCGTCCCATGTCCAGTTTAACTGCAGCTGGTTTGGAGGCTACCCCTCTCCCACATTACTCTGGGGGGAGAAACATCAAGTGCCATCGAACCAGGGGAACCAG TTGGCTGGACAGCTGATGGAGTCGGAGGTGACAGACCATCTAGTGGTAAATCTGAACAGGTCGTTGTTGTTCGAGGGGCAGACGCTGAAGTGTGATGGGCATCATCCTATGATTAGTACAGAAGACGAGAAGTTCTGCTCCTTCACGCTCA AGTCTCCCTATCCTGAAGGGGAACCACTGGTCACAGCTCTCGAAGGCACCAACATCACATTAACCTGTAAAGAGTCCAGCTCCCTGCCTCCAGCGCTCACCACCTGGCAGAGGACAGCACAGCAGGAGGACGTGGTACCCAGCCCCAAGTATGTCCTGTCACGACAGGGCCCCACCTTCACCCTCACCATAGTCAACATCACCAAGCAGGACGAGGGCCTCTACTTCTGCAGGAGCGAGAACCCACTGATGGTCCGCGAGCTGGAGATCTATTTAACAGTTAAAA CCTCATCTCAATACACTGGAGCAATCATTGGGATATTCCTAGCCATTTTGATCGTAGGATCTGGGATTGTTATCGCTAAAACAGTGTATTCCAGCCGTGACCGAATTTGCCTGG GTAATGGATTTGAGcgaatggaggaggacagggaaGATGTGTTGAGCCTGGTAGAGTCCGATGAAGAGGTGTTTCCAGAAGCAGTACCCAGACTGCCACCTCTATCTCTGACTAACGGACCCAACACTACTACACTTGTACAAATACATCGAATCTCATCCA ATGACCATGAAGATGAAGAAATGGTTGAACATCCATTACAGCTAGAACATACAGATATGGAAGAACTTGTCACATTTTAG
- the LOC109883640 gene encoding V-set and immunoglobulin domain-containing protein 10-like isoform X1: MKSGYIAGIIMKAFSVAIFLLLFMDQTANGRSDKTTVIKTLGANILLPCWNTAMNVTPSFTRWMQNGQVIIGRNHSIILTPSSEGHLTIMYNQSLYINGLALSDEGIYLCDSLPHDNNTQTSLTLQIVSGPCNGITDIHPATTLSNGTLIVHRGSTVLFNCSSWSYPSQRLSWGFQGVASRNDSLTAGSGSWLDFRIEDIQPTAQGNYICRAQNSVSQKEVGWSKELLVYYSPEKHPECQWKIGKDPSHVQFNCSWFGGYPSPTLLWGEKHQVPSNQGNQLAGQLMESEVTDHLVVNLNRSLLFEGQTLKCDGHHPMISTEDEKFCSFTLKSPYPEGEPLVTALEGTNITLTCKESSSLPPALTTWQRTAQQEDVVPSPKYVLSRQGPTFTLTIVNITKQDEGLYFCRSENPLMVRELEIYLTVKTSSQYTGAIIGIFLAILIVGSGIVIAKTVYSSRDRICLGNGFERMEEDREDVLSLVESDEEVFPEAVPRLPPLSLTNGPNTTTLVQIHRISSSKT, encoded by the exons ATGAAATCGGGCTATATAGCAGGAATAATCATGAAGGCATTCTCAGTTGCAATTTTTCTTCTTCTGTTCATGGATCAGACAG CAAATGGGCGCTCAGATAAAACTACTGTAATTAAAACTCTGGGGGCGAATATTCTACTTCCGTGTTGGAACACTGCGATGAACGTGACTCCCTCCTTCACGCGATGGATGCAGAATGGACAGGTTATCATTGGCCGAAATCATTCCATAATTCTAACACCTTCAAGTGAAGGGCACCTGACGATAATGTACAATCAAAGCTTGTACATCAATGGACTAGCTTTATCAGATGAGGGGATATATCTTTGTGATTCCTTACCCCATGACAACAACACTCAAACAAGTCTGACATTGCAAATAGTCA GTGGTCCTTGCAATGGCATCACAGACATCCACCCAGCCACAACCCTTTCCAATGGAACCCTCATCGTCCACAGGGGTTCCACGGTGTTGTTCAACTGCTCCAGCTGGTCCTATCCATCCCAGCGTCTGTCCTGGGGGTTTCAGGGTGTGGCATCCAGAAATGACTCCCTGACAGCGGGCAGTGGGTCCTGGCTGGACTTCAGGATAGAGGACATCCAACCCACAGCTCAGGGGAACTACATATGTAGAGCACAGAACTCAGTTTCCCAGAAGGAAGTTGGCTGGAGCAAAGAGCTGCTTGTATACT ATTCCCCAGAGAAGCACCCGGAGTGTCAGTGGAAGATTGGGAAGGACCCGTCCCATGTCCAGTTTAACTGCAGCTGGTTTGGAGGCTACCCCTCTCCCACATTACTCTGGGGGGAGAAACATCAAGTGCCATCGAACCAGGGGAACCAG TTGGCTGGACAGCTGATGGAGTCGGAGGTGACAGACCATCTAGTGGTAAATCTGAACAGGTCGTTGTTGTTCGAGGGGCAGACGCTGAAGTGTGATGGGCATCATCCTATGATTAGTACAGAAGACGAGAAGTTCTGCTCCTTCACGCTCA AGTCTCCCTATCCTGAAGGGGAACCACTGGTCACAGCTCTCGAAGGCACCAACATCACATTAACCTGTAAAGAGTCCAGCTCCCTGCCTCCAGCGCTCACCACCTGGCAGAGGACAGCACAGCAGGAGGACGTGGTACCCAGCCCCAAGTATGTCCTGTCACGACAGGGCCCCACCTTCACCCTCACCATAGTCAACATCACCAAGCAGGACGAGGGCCTCTACTTCTGCAGGAGCGAGAACCCACTGATGGTCCGCGAGCTGGAGATCTATTTAACAGTTAAAA CCTCATCTCAATACACTGGAGCAATCATTGGGATATTCCTAGCCATTTTGATCGTAGGATCTGGGATTGTTATCGCTAAAACAGTGTATTCCAGCCGTGACCGAATTTGCCTGG GTAATGGATTTGAGcgaatggaggaggacagggaaGATGTGTTGAGCCTGGTAGAGTCCGATGAAGAGGTGTTTCCAGAAGCAGTACCCAGACTGCCACCTCTATCTCTGACTAACGGACCCAACACTACTACACTTGTACAAATACATCGAATCTCATCCAGTAAGACATGA
- the wsb2 gene encoding WD repeat and SOCS box-containing protein 2 isoform X2 translates to MGHGIVWVIAWPLRHDKVNRVEIALESNRQDKTLNCGQTVWGLAFGPRPSKTPAPGEKAASRERESSRLLLATGLENGVIKIWDVETGQPRFDLKGHEGIARDLVFTPNEKLTLVSSSRDKTLRIWDLTQKGEKEPHVLSGHKDWVSCCSVSPDCSMIASVGRFDRMVCLWSLRSYTFIRNLTGINHKTFYLLASCDFSPDGALLATAAFSGSRWWIDLWDPYTAQKLSSLMDCSEMYGQNQISSLRFSPEGLQLAIVTEDRALQMWEPGQRGMVMQTKEDRTSNGLCCNFHPQGGVVATGTRDGHVRFWMVPRSVPSLCHLCRSVLRHSVSTHQVEALPIPRRILEFLTYRDIPDHSEARSDRSSDEEE, encoded by the exons ATGGGACACGGGATTGTGTGGGTGATTGCCTGGCCACTTCGGCATGATAA AGTCAATAGGGTTGAGATTGCCCTAGAGAGCAACAGACAGGACAAGACCCTGAACTGTGGTCAGACAGTGTGGGGGCTGGCGTTTGGACCACGTCCATCAAAGACACCAGCACCTGGAGAAAAAGCAGCATCCCGTGAGAGAGAATCATCCAGACTGCTTCTGGCAACTGGCTTAGAGAATGGAGTGATCAAGATATGGGATGTTGAAACTG GTCAGCCTCGGTTTGACCTCAAAGGACATGAGGGTATTGCAAGGGACCTGGTCTTCACTCCCAACGAAAAGCTCACCCTTGTATCATCCTCTCGAGACAAAACCTTAAGGATATGGGATCTAACCCAGAAAG GTGAAAAGGAGCCACATGTCCTCTCTGGCCACAAGGACTGGGTCAGCTGCTGTAGTGTCTCACCAGACTGCAGCATGATCGCATCGGTCGGCAGGTTTGACAGA atgGTGTGTCTATGGAGCCTGCGGTCATACACCTTCATCAGGAATTTAACGGGGATCAACCACAAGACATTCTACCTGTTAGCTTCCTGTGACTTCTCTCCCGATGGGGCACTGCTCGCCACTGCAGCCTTCAGTGGTTCCCGTTGGTGGATCGATCTGTGGGATCCCTACACTGCACAGAAATTGTCTTCTCTAAT GGATTGCTCTGAGATGTATGGACAGAACCAAATCTCATCATTGAGATTCTCCCCCGAGGGTTTGCAACTGGCCATTGTTACTGAAGACAG AGCCCTCCAGATGTGGGAGCCAGGACAGAGGGGTATGGTGATGCAGACCAAGGAGGACCGTACCTCCAATGGGCTGTGTTGCAACTTCCATCCACAAGGGGGAGTCGTAGCCACAGG GACCAGAGATGGCCACGTGAGGTTTTGGATGGTTCCCAGGTCAGTGCCCAGTCTGTGCCACCTGTGCCGCTCCGTCCTGCGCCACTCAGTCTCCACACACCAGGTGGAGGCCCTTCCCATACCACGCAGGATCCTGGAGTTCCTCACCTACAGAGACATCCCGGACCACTCAGAAGCACGATCTGACCGCTCCTCGGATGAGGAGGAATAG
- the wsb2 gene encoding WD repeat and SOCS box-containing protein 2 isoform X1 gives MCSLKDNNRRIRPASDGLILELKSAHPPSLEGRAGCETWSVDFSPDGSWFAWSMGHGIVWVIAWPLRHDKVNRVEIALESNRQDKTLNCGQTVWGLAFGPRPSKTPAPGEKAASRERESSRLLLATGLENGVIKIWDVETGQPRFDLKGHEGIARDLVFTPNEKLTLVSSSRDKTLRIWDLTQKGEKEPHVLSGHKDWVSCCSVSPDCSMIASVGRFDRMVCLWSLRSYTFIRNLTGINHKTFYLLASCDFSPDGALLATAAFSGSRWWIDLWDPYTAQKLSSLMDCSEMYGQNQISSLRFSPEGLQLAIVTEDRALQMWEPGQRGMVMQTKEDRTSNGLCCNFHPQGGVVATGTRDGHVRFWMVPRSVPSLCHLCRSVLRHSVSTHQVEALPIPRRILEFLTYRDIPDHSEARSDRSSDEEE, from the exons atgtgttCATTGAAAGACAACAATCGGCGCATACGGCCAG CTTCCGATGGGCTGATATTGGAATTGAAATCCGCCCACCCTCCATCGCTGGAGGGGCGCGCTGGCTGCGAGACGTGGAGCGTTGATTTCTCTCCAGATGGATCCTGGTTTGCATGGTCCATGGGACACGGGATTGTGTGGGTGATTGCCTGGCCACTTCGGCATGATAA AGTCAATAGGGTTGAGATTGCCCTAGAGAGCAACAGACAGGACAAGACCCTGAACTGTGGTCAGACAGTGTGGGGGCTGGCGTTTGGACCACGTCCATCAAAGACACCAGCACCTGGAGAAAAAGCAGCATCCCGTGAGAGAGAATCATCCAGACTGCTTCTGGCAACTGGCTTAGAGAATGGAGTGATCAAGATATGGGATGTTGAAACTG GTCAGCCTCGGTTTGACCTCAAAGGACATGAGGGTATTGCAAGGGACCTGGTCTTCACTCCCAACGAAAAGCTCACCCTTGTATCATCCTCTCGAGACAAAACCTTAAGGATATGGGATCTAACCCAGAAAG GTGAAAAGGAGCCACATGTCCTCTCTGGCCACAAGGACTGGGTCAGCTGCTGTAGTGTCTCACCAGACTGCAGCATGATCGCATCGGTCGGCAGGTTTGACAGA atgGTGTGTCTATGGAGCCTGCGGTCATACACCTTCATCAGGAATTTAACGGGGATCAACCACAAGACATTCTACCTGTTAGCTTCCTGTGACTTCTCTCCCGATGGGGCACTGCTCGCCACTGCAGCCTTCAGTGGTTCCCGTTGGTGGATCGATCTGTGGGATCCCTACACTGCACAGAAATTGTCTTCTCTAAT GGATTGCTCTGAGATGTATGGACAGAACCAAATCTCATCATTGAGATTCTCCCCCGAGGGTTTGCAACTGGCCATTGTTACTGAAGACAG AGCCCTCCAGATGTGGGAGCCAGGACAGAGGGGTATGGTGATGCAGACCAAGGAGGACCGTACCTCCAATGGGCTGTGTTGCAACTTCCATCCACAAGGGGGAGTCGTAGCCACAGG GACCAGAGATGGCCACGTGAGGTTTTGGATGGTTCCCAGGTCAGTGCCCAGTCTGTGCCACCTGTGCCGCTCCGTCCTGCGCCACTCAGTCTCCACACACCAGGTGGAGGCCCTTCCCATACCACGCAGGATCCTGGAGTTCCTCACCTACAGAGACATCCCGGACCACTCAGAAGCACGATCTGACCGCTCCTCGGATGAGGAGGAATAG